ttggggtaaccagagtcccctaatagccacacccggtgcctctggagttgacccatcacatacgggatgctgctatcccgcaggatgtaggcgtcatgcactgacccagggaacttggcattaacatgggagatgtactggtcagccaaacacaccatctgtacattcatggaatgataactcttccggttcctgtacacctgttcactcctgctgggggggaccaaagcaacatgtgtcccatcaatggcaccaatgatgttggggatatgtccaagggcatagaaatcacccttcactgtaggcaaatcccccacctcagggaaaacgatgtagctccgcatgtgtttcagcagggcagacaacactctggacaacaccttggaaaacataggctgggacatccctgatgatatggccactgttgtttgaaatgacccacttgctaagaaatggagtactgacagcacctgcactagaggggggatccctgtgggttggcggatgggtgacatcaggtctggctccagctgggcacacagttcctgtatagtggctcggtcaagcctgtatgtcagtatgacatgtcgttcctccattgtcgacaggtccaccagcggtctgtacacgggaacattgctccatctcctcacatgtcccagcggacggtgcctatgaaggacaacagcgagcacagagtcaagcaacccacaggtacataaccacagcttgcacataacacgattcccaatgcattgaatgccttgtatgagtgttggtgcatggcctaggtatgtgtgacgcagttggtaattaggccatgtgggcccttgaaatggcggctgcctgacctgtgaagtgcgacagtgggatgtgaggtcaatgcgctggcgtggcacaccgcggcggtaggcggtcgaagaccgcggcgctaagccgcattggttaacattgaaccctatgggtttcaggagccaatgacgatgtgcgccggcagtcgcggtacgcaccgccgcgggcgtgaccgccattttctatctgcttaatcactcgatacctgatcttcgacaggagaggacctacactgcaagtgctgctgtgacctcagtctggaagagacaatggctcatgcgactggggaaagggcccctgccttcactgcggaggagttggagaaacttgtggatggggtcctcccccagtatgcgctactctacggtcctccagaccaacaggtaagtacactgggaccatgcttagtgggcaatgcctgggttgagtggggtggatgaaagatggtggggaggggagcgattgaggcatgcatcaaacgacagatgagagcatgtgccacatggcaagggtggggatgggggggccactcacatcgagcatgcagaaggtgatgacaatttttctctccctgtacatgtcacataggtcagcgcccaccagaaagtcgcgatttggcgtgccatcgccaaggacgtccggaccctgggggtccacaacagacagggcacccactgccggaagaggtgggaggacatccgacgctggagcaggaagacggcggaggctcagctggggatggcctcccaacgtaggatgggtgccagtcgtcatttgacccccccctgatgtcccggatcctggcggtggcctaccccgatttggatgggcgcgtgaggacatcacagcagacacaagggggtgagtacaaataaattctgctgactttgcgcgcagtggaggtgtctgggtgggggaggagggctgtgggtatccctaggccagggcgatttctgtaggctaggcccctccgtaaggcatggccctgtgcccccgccccccacctctgtagggtgccaagtacaggtatccatggccctgtgtcatctatgtgtgcagttgtcgtccataggcttgtaggccatgtcccacggattgcgtagtggaccccaagtgcgcggcgtagtgcagggggcttctgtgtctgtcttgtccgccaacggtagcggtaatccatgcactcaacatgtctttatttctcctccccccccttttttgtggtcttcctgttcatgtgtgcattagcatcatcaggcggaggagaagtggcatcggagcacgagggagctgcatctcacatggccatggcgggccatgcaactgactcggatttcaccagtgagacagagggcgaggggagctccacagcagggactcgtgctgatgtcagtgacagcgactcgtcctctgaagggagctcccttgtggtggcggcaacatccgtgccccccgcaacaacaggtacagccgccacccagcgcaccagcaccgccctcccagcagcccctcagcgtttgccccgtgcccgctcacccaggaaggtgggcatctccttcgccccaggcacctcaggccctgcccctgtcacccctgctgccctcagtgaggaggtcattgacctcctaaggaccatcattgttgggcagtctacccttttgaatgccatccagggtgtacaaagagagttgcaccagagtaatgcataaccggagggcattcattcgggtcaggctgcccatcagcgatcgttcaacgctctggcctctgcactgacggcagcaattgtccctgtctctagcctcccccctccaacttcctccacccagacccaatcccctgtacctctgcctatcccacacacacctacagaccagcctgcacacacctcaacacccaagggaagctcagccagacataagcaccacacatcacacaagcattcacacaagcaacatccacatgcagacataccaacagccactgcctccactgtgtccccctcctcctcgtctccctcctccctccctgtgacgtctccactcacacttgcatgcacaacatcttcagccactacgtccatcaccagcacacccaccagaacacttgcagtcaccacccccactaccatttacacgtcccctgtgtcctctccaagtgtgtctgtcaccccctcctccaaactacacaaacgcaggcagccacccacccacccacctcacgacagcctccagcccaagcacctgcacccaaagacaccagacttcacactcctacaaccacatcctcttcctccactcccatacccactacacatacccgtccctctctttccaaattgcttttcttttccaaacttgacctctttcctacaactcccccaccccgtccatctcataagactccaatcagcacctcagccaccacaaaaccgggacctgtgaagactgttgtccatggactgtggagtcccccaccctcaagggcatccagttcagctaggagccaaggcacggccagcccaccaccggaaaagcatcctaagattgccagtgcccggcgcgagcaaccaaagaccccagggacaaatatccctacattggctccggcaggaagtcaggtgccacctggcacaccgccaaaggtgggaaagggccacaaacgtgcagggaagggtgggaagggcagcacgcccgacaagtccggcagcaggccagctggccaggagggccccaccagccccatcccaggtgtgcaggaggacacacacaggcccggtactgcagcccaggagggcctcgcaagccatgtcccaggtgggcaggaggacacccacaggccgagaactgcagtccaggagggccccgcaagccaccagacagatgggcaggaaggccccgccagccacatgtcaggtggcgagtgacatccatgcctgggccggatccgctgaccaggacactcatctcaagcaccgctccgcggggcaccgccgtctcaagcaccgctgaacggggcccttcatctcaagcaccgctccgctgggcaccgctgtctcaagcaccgctgaacagggcccttcatctcaagcaccgctccgctgggcaccgccgtctcaggaaccgctgaaatgggcccttcatctcaagcaccgctccgctgggcaccgccgtctcaggaaccgctgaactgggcccttcatctcaagcgccgctgaactgggcccttcatctcaagcaccgctgaacagggcaccgccgtctcaggaaccgctgaactgggcccttcatctcaagcaccgctgaacagggcaccgccgtctcaagcaccgctgaacagggcaccgccgtctcaagcaccgctgaacagggcaccgccgtctcaagcaccgctgaacagggcaccgccgtctcaagcaccgctgaacagggcaccgccatctcaagcaccgctgaactgggcccttcatcttaagcaccgctgaacagggcccttcatctcaagcaccgctgaacagggcccttcatctcaagcaccgctgaacagggcaccgccgtctcaggaaccgctgaacagggcaccgccgtctcaggaaccgctgaactgggcccttcatctcaagcaccgctgaacagggcaccgccgtctcaagcaccgctgaacagggcaccgccgtctcaagcaccgctgaacagggcaccgccgtctcaagcaccgctgaacagggcaccgccgtctcaagaaccgctgaacagggcaccgccgtctcaagcaccgctgaacagggcaccgccgtctcaagcaccgctgaacagggcccttcatctcaagcaccgctgaactgggcccttcatctcaagcaccgctgaactgggcccttcatctcaagcaccgctgaacagggcaccgccgtctcaggaaccgctgaactgggcccttcatctcaagcaccgctgaacagggcaccgccgtctcaagcaccgctgaacagggcaccgccgtctcaagcaccgctgaacaggacaccgccgtatcaagaaccgctgaacagggcaccgccgtctcaagcaccgctgaacagggcccttcatctcaagcaccgctgaacagggcccttcatctcaagcaccgctgaacagggcccttcatctcaagcaccgctgaacagggcccttcatatcaagcaccgctgaacagggcaccgccgtctcaagcaccgctgaactgggcccttcatctcaagcaccgctgaactgggcccttcatctcaagcactgctgaactgggcccttcatctcaagcaccgctgaacagggcaccgccgtctcaagcaccgctgaacagggcaccgccgtctcaagcaccgctgaactgggcccttcatctcaagcaccgctgaacagggcccttcatctcaagcaccgctgaacagggcccttcatctcaagcaccgctgaactgggcaccgccgtctcaagcaccgctgaacagggcccttcatctcaagcactgctccgctgggcaccgccgtctcaagaaccactgaactgggcccttcatctcaagcaccgctgaactgggccctttatctcaagcaccgctgaactgggcccttcatctcaagcacctctgaacagggcaccgccgtctcaagcaccgctgaacagggcaccgccgtctcaagcaccgctgaacagggcccttcatctcaagcaccgctgaacagggcccttcatctcaagcaccgctgaactgggcaccgccgtctcaagcaccgctgaacagggcccttcatctcaagcaccgctccgctgggcaccgccgtctcaagaaccggtgaactgggcccttcatctcaagcaccgctgaactgggcccttcatctcaagcaccgctgaacagggcacagccgtctcaggaaccgctgaactgggcccttcatctcaagcaccgctgaacagggcccttcatctcaagcaccgctgaacagggcaccgccgtctcaagcaccgctgaactgggcccttcatctcaagcaccgctggcccattggcggaaggggcaggcccgcatctgtgtcgggcagggctgcacgaagcactctgggcactagtccccctccagtaccagtgaagactgttatccacttgagagactgtggctttgcactccccaggatggcacaatgggcaacccacccactgtagagacttgagagtctgtggctttgcactccccaggatggcacagtgggcaccccacccactgtagagacttgagagactgtggctttgcactccccaggatggcacagtgggcaacccacccactgtagagacttgtgagactgtggctttgcactccccaggatggcacagtggccatggaggcccctcgtggatctggcgtcgtggactcatctggctgaggtgccccccacttcccttccccctgaggtgcctgtagttttcctatctgatgcccctgcagtgttctctccgttggaggcaggtatcctgtgtgggctttgcccatgtgttttggcccagtggcccacgaacaatggctgacagacatatcggactggacaatttatgtatataaagttatagatgtgtgatatattttatactcagtcttacaatataattctatatttataatcatttccttttgcctttgcattcttccggggggtttgggggtgtaactgtgatgtgttgctatgcattgatgtgtgtgttgtagtgggtgagggtgagggtgggtgtgtcgcatatgtgtgtccccgtaaatttttgcctccccctcccctgtgtcgtaggtgcagtactcacctttgtcttctgcgccggcgttcgtgctcctggtagaggagcaggaagacaatggctggtaggatgtgtagttcgggttccatgctgtccagattcctcgtggggtgtatggaggtgagcgttttccgtttgaaatggctgtttccgccgtgtttttatcggcgaggctaccgccccggaaaaggtggcggattggtgggttgtgatagggtgggcggtacattgtctcccgcctgtctgttggcggtgaccgccgcgctgtttgtttgtcccgccgtggcgggcggtgtgttaaagtggcggactctgttggcggtttccgccagggtcggaattgcattttatttaccgccagcctgttggcggtttggccgccgctttaacaccgaccgccagggttggaatgaccccctatatgttaaaaaagcaaaatagaaatgcactggaaaaaaaacaaaggtaacagtgacgttatagttaggttctgaatttaatcatACAAAACTCTATCGATTCAGCAGTTAGAGCTCTttcaactataactcgcgccctaaggtaactacatctcacgccttcaccctgcacagctaattactcaagATATTATCTTATTGATGacatctatgccatctttcatattctcatcgcaacatttgcaataacattattgatgagacaactgtgcgtggcggggcacgagttatagctaccttagggtgcgagtttcgGTTACTTGAAAAAtctctaactagaactgctgaatttctttggttttgaatTGAGAACCACAACAAGCAAAATGTTTCTAGTCACATGCAATCGTGTTAGATATGTTAAAATCATTTCTCTACACTTTTTCTGAAATGTAACTTACAAATCAGCTTTCACAAAACTACTTTTCCTGGGTATTCTCTATTTTGTCCACAACATCTCTGTATAAATTGAACATCatgttgacattgtttttattgGATTGAGCTGCGTTTGTtgtaactgttaaaaaaaaaaacatatggctTTGCCTAAATACCGGTATATAGCAGATAACCTTCCCTCCCGGGGAAGCACAACATCCACAACCGTTATTCTCCCACCACCCCCCCATTACCTCACTCCTATGTGCACACCCACCACACCAAGAGCAAGCTTCCATGTGTTAACATGGTTTGCCCTAACACTTTTTACTTGAATTTATTTTCTTAAACATTTTTACGTGAATCTGTTTCTCTAAGCAATGTGTaacatctttttttaaatcttcaccACTTGTGCATTACTGTTGATTTTTTAACTTTCAATTAAATAAATGTGATTAAAATTGTTAGTGCAGAAATGTGGCTTCTCTTTTGGGCCATCACCACATATGAAAACCCCCAGAACATTCCAGTGTCTAATACCACCCTCAATCCGCCAGTGTAAATTAGACCTTTTTATCTTTTAAAGATATTCTCTATGGTGAGCAGAACAATTACTTTTACGCAATagaaatgtgtgttttattaaaataatatttacaaaatatatttacaaaCCATACTTTACTCATAGCAAAGGAGCATACCTCCTGAATAAGTGTATCATTTTTAAACCAAGTTAAAGAGAACATCTGGTTATCATacaatgcaattttaaatatttttcatttattttttactttgttttgaaTTATTCTCAAACTTTGCAAACTATATTACAATTCATAATAAAAACAATCTAAATGGTATCAAATCTAACAATTCAATTGCATTTcattagtctttttttttaaaaacacatctgATCAAAATTGTAGTCACTACAATCCTAAAAGTCGATCACAACAGCCTATCTACATGTAGAATTTAATACAGCAAACCAGGATATTAATAATGGAGAACGTTTCAAAACATTTGCAAGAGCTTGAACAAGCTGCAATAATTTAGGAAATTACAACAATATAGTTATTCAGATACCACATATGCAAAGAGTACAGATTATATGACACTAAAAGATTAAACTGAAAATAATCAACAAACTGTCAAACTATGGAATTTTAGTTTAAAATCCCTATCAGGAAATAATTATAAGTTAAAATGTTTGGATGTCTAGAAATTCCTTCAATACGTTGCTTAAGACGGAGATTTGACAGCAAAGACTGCAGGATTTCTTTTCTAATTGAGCCAACTTGCCCATGTTTTAACATCTGGTTTCGGAGATTTGCAACTTTGTGGTAAGACTACATTTGCTAATTTTAGTCTGGTTTCCAATCACAtcaaacacatttttatattttgtatcaaaacattgattacattttttatttacaatatCAGCGTATTCCTTAACTGGCCTGTATGACAGATATTAGATCATTAAGCAACAGATGTACCCTTACTGTCAGAACAATACTGGGGTATCGTTAATATTCTGAGTATGGGACTGAAGTAAGGTGTAGGACACTGTCTTGCTACTATGCCGGCAACACCTTTGATGATTAAGCAAGCCGAAAGTTTGTCCGAAATATTAAAAAGGGCAGGATTTTGACAACATTTTTTTCAGATGTAAGGTTTCAAAAATATATAACATCTAATCAACCTATTTTAAagttattaccattttagaaattgcATTTCTAACTTGAATTACTCCAAGTCTTGCAGGTCAGCTTTTGCTGTCTGTCAGAGAGTCTGAAATCAGTATCAATACATCATAtcataaaacaaatgacatacaaatGAACACGCAGAAAGGGGCTATGGTAATAGAGCTTGCATGAATGTCACATTTTATATCATTCTGTCCGACAGCAAATGTATAATGGGGTAATGTATGAGTGCCCTTTAGTCATTGGTCACTTGGAAGAGCTATCCACACGACAGTCATTCAGTGTTCTGAGTGCCAGGCATCATGAATgactctcccttctctctctcctcaCATATTCACTAATGCAGCCATTCAGCCCCTTTCCGAGAACTCACAATAAATATATTGTTCTTATTCCGTGACCGTATGAAGCACACATTTCTGGGTTtttttctggcaaaaaaaaaatgagtttaaaATTATGTGGTTTAAGATGTTTTGGCAGCAAATAAACCATGCATGGATGTGACTGAGTGTGGGTTCTCACACCCAATGCAAGGCTACATTCCTCCTTTCTTACAGAAGAATGAGTCAAATGGTGCCTGGCTCAATAAAAACATGATCTCTGCATGCTGTGTTATTACCCACTGCTACTGTACACCAGCAACTTTCCCATGGTGCATGATTGAGTAAGCTGGCCAAAATGTGAGAGGAAATGCTAAATTCCTACTGTAAACTGCATGCAAACAAAACTGTTGTCTTTTTTCATCCTTTATCCTGTGCCCTGTTTGCAACAgacttttctcttcccttttctccATTAGCAACAATCGAGGATACACAGATTTCTTTCTTCATGGGAGGTCTATTTACACAGTGATTATCTCCCATCATGAATACCTAGGATTTTAAGTATGATTATGAGCAACTCGCTAATGTCTCTGGATTTTTCATaaatccctgcttgaggatcagaTATATGCGGAGACTGTCTCTGTACTGAATAAGAGTTTTTTGGCACATACTTGTGGCCTGTACCAATGCCTGAGATACTCTGAAACCTGCTGAGAGGGGGACTATGCTCGGTTATAGGATTTCAGGCTCACAATAGTACTACAGCTGCAGTTCTGCATCCACTGGAGACTCTAATAGTTTGTTATAAGGAATCTTGAGCAAGGGGACATATATCTGCTGCTTGCCGCTGTGAGGGCATGGGGACTATATTGGACAAAAGTGCAAAGGTACAATGATCAGAGAGGAACAAGGTATATCAGTATACTGAAATGATGGCCCAAACTTGGCTTGCAAAACTGGTGAAGTGAGTTTGAATAATAGAATCAACTATCATCGATCAGGTTCTACCATAACCAGGGCGATGAATACTGCAGACACCTTTCTTTCATTTTAGCAAAATTATAGATTGTAAGTGGCTGGAGGAAGCCAaagatagtggtttggaatatataTCATCTTAAAGGCTTAACGCCACTGCTGAATGCCCTAATCACTGTATGAGATAACAGACGCTCTTTAGCGTCTGCCTATCGGTGTGGCAACTGGTGTGGATTTATGGCCCGATTTccatcttggcggaggggaatactctgttacaaatgtgacggatatcccgtctcccgcattacaatcccattctatcctatggagatcgcaatccggcagatgggatatcggtcTCATTTGTGACGGGGCATtccatccgccgagatctaaatcaagcccttaaccTCGATCACCCTCTATACATTTTTTAGCACAACAGTCGTGTGGATATTCTTTGAACTAGGTGCAGTATGAAGTGAAAGTGGACAGCATTCCTTTATCAAAGGTTTGCTCTTTATATTGAACGATCTTTAGACTGAGGCATTTCTAAAACTCACAAAATCCATTTGTTTTGTGTCGGTTTATTGATGGATCCTTATGTTTTATCGTCGTTCAAAGCTCACTCCAACATCACATCTGTATAATGTATATGATTTTCTCATCTGTTTTTGTCTGCAGATAGTCCATGAACTCTAACGAACTCTTAAATGCGGTCTGCATTAACTGTTTCTTTTATGTTCTTTCCCCTTTATGATTTGTAATGTGTTACATTTCCCCCATTCAGTGTACGTAATTTAATTCCCATGTGTAGTTGTTGAAACACTCTTTGGTCAGATGATCTGTTATGTATTTGCAGATGGTTGTTCATTCTGATGGCTCATTAAGCCTCTTCTCATATTCAGTCCACCAGTATAATTTTTCCATGTGTATTCGCCGATGACGCCTTAGGGCTGATAGATCAATAAAGCTCTTGAAACATTCACTGCACATGTATGGTTTTTCCCCGGTGTGTATTCTTTGATGGGTTCTTAGCTTTGATGATCTATTAAAGCTCTTCCCACAATCACTGCACCTGAAGGatttctcccctgtgtgtgtttgctgatggtcAGTGAGATCCGATGATCTATAaaagctcttcccacattcactgcacttgtatgGTTTCACTCTACTGTGTATGCGCTGATGGCTCGTAAGGGCTGATGAATCAAGAAATCTCTTTCCACATTCATTGCACCTGAATGGTTTTTCTCCTATGTGTATTCGCTGATGACGCCACAAGGATGATTCAACATTAAAGTGCTTTCCACAGCTACTGCAACCATACGGTTTTTCTCCAGTGTGTTTCCGCTGATGGCACCTTAGGGTTGATGGGTCATTAAAGCacttcccacattcactgcacctgCATGGTTTTTCACCTGTGTGTATTCGCTGGTGGATTGCTAGTTTCGATGGCTCATTAAAGCTCTT
The genomic region above belongs to Pleurodeles waltl isolate 20211129_DDA chromosome 1_1, aPleWal1.hap1.20221129, whole genome shotgun sequence and contains:
- the LOC138247748 gene encoding zinc finger protein 436-like, whose protein sequence is MEGKNSTVGMNVISGSTFLPAVDNNIKQKHRDKTFNCTGCRKCFKNLSSLKRHERIHTVEKPHRCSKCGKSFSFLSVLLTHQQKHTGEKPYKCDVCEKSFSRSTDLIDHQRTHTGEKPYRCVECGKSFNRSSGLRRHQRTHTGEKRHRCSVCEKSFNEPSKLAIHQRIHTGEKPCRCSECGKCFNDPSTLRCHQRKHTGEKPYGCSSCGKHFNVESSLWRHQRIHIGEKPFRCNECGKRFLDSSALTSHQRIHSRVKPYKCSECGKSFYRSSDLTDHQQTHTGEKSFRCSDCGKSFNRSSKLRTHQRIHTGEKPYMCSECFKSFIDLSALRRHRRIHMEKLYWWTEYEKRLNEPSE